The following coding sequences lie in one Candidatus Nitrospira allomarina genomic window:
- a CDS encoding class GN sortase, giving the protein MDATTSRTDVTPHTRRVLAGMLLVLGVWLIGQGLWIPVKAIAAQWLLQHAWAQTLKTQQPAKPWPWADTWPIGRLLVPRHRIDQIILADDSGQSLAFGPGQLSGRVQADEPGAIVLSGHRDTHFQFLQYLQKDDLVAVEWPTGNRTSYFVQEHMIVDSRHTRLANHADADALILTTCYPFDAIVPGGPLRYVVRAEKF; this is encoded by the coding sequence ATGGACGCGACAACAAGTCGCACGGATGTGACACCCCATACGCGTCGGGTGTTGGCAGGCATGTTGTTGGTCCTGGGAGTCTGGTTGATTGGACAGGGGCTGTGGATTCCCGTGAAGGCCATTGCCGCCCAATGGCTCTTGCAACATGCCTGGGCACAGACTCTTAAGACACAACAACCTGCCAAACCCTGGCCGTGGGCGGATACCTGGCCGATCGGACGCTTGCTCGTTCCGCGACACCGCATCGACCAGATTATCCTGGCCGATGACAGCGGACAATCGTTAGCCTTCGGACCGGGACAGCTTTCCGGAAGAGTGCAGGCGGATGAACCCGGTGCCATCGTGTTGAGCGGACATCGCGATACGCACTTTCAGTTCTTACAATATCTTCAGAAAGACGATCTCGTCGCTGTGGAATGGCCGACTGGGAATCGAACGTCCTATTTCGTTCAGGAACACATGATAGTTGATAGCCGCCACACCCGTCTTGCCAATCATGCGGATGCAGATGCATTGATCTTGACGACCTGTTATCCCTTTGATGCGATCGTCCCTGGCGGGCCGCTCAGGTATGTGGTGAGAGCAGAAAAATTCTAG